The following coding sequences lie in one Syntrophales bacterium genomic window:
- a CDS encoding lycopene cyclase family protein, protein MDKALVIVGAGAAGGSVAAEAKRGDPGLSVTMIEQGPHVATAA, encoded by the coding sequence ATGGACAAGGCATTAGTGATTGTCGGTGCCGGCGCTGCAGGAGGTTCCGTAGCTGCCGAGGCAAAAAGAGGCGATCCCGGTCTTTCCGTCACCATGATCGAACAAGGGCCTCACGTAGCAACCGCAGCCTGA
- a CDS encoding FAD-dependent oxidoreductase, which translates to MPYYIGDVIKDERKLTARTPAKFRESGIEVIINTKVEQIDPVSQVVRLDSGASLPYDLLAIGTGTAPRMPGIPGEDMEGVFILKRLSDALRIKAYLKETACRKAIIIGAGFIAMEVCEAFVTRGIATEVIHG; encoded by the coding sequence ATGCCGTATTACATCGGCGATGTAATCAAGGATGAACGGAAGCTGACGGCGCGTACCCCGGCAAAATTCCGGGAATCAGGCATTGAGGTTATTATCAATACCAAGGTCGAACAGATTGATCCGGTCAGCCAAGTCGTCCGTCTTGATAGCGGCGCCTCCCTGCCCTACGATTTACTTGCCATCGGAACGGGCACAGCACCCCGCATGCCCGGCATACCCGGAGAAGACATGGAAGGGGTGTTTATCCTGAAAAGACTGAGCGATGCACTGAGGATCAAAGCCTACCTCAAGGAGACGGCTTGCCGGAAGGCCATTATCATCGGGGCCGGCTTTATCGCTATGGAAGTCTGCGAGGCCTTCGTGACTAGGGGAATCGCAACAGAGGTTATCCACGGGTAA